CTATCGGAGGCATCTGCAGCGATCTCAATTACAGTTATTCGGACGTTGATCCTGGGTATCAGGATGTTCCAACCTACTCCTGGACAGTGAATGTGGTAACGCATGAAAACGGCCACGTACTCGGATCCAGGCATACCCATGCCTGTGTTTGGAATGGCAACAACACGTCTATAGACAGTTGTGCAGGCTATGTGGAAGGTGGATGCGCCATGGGTCCAATTCCAGCATCGAATGTAAAAGGAACGATGATGAGCTATTGTCACCTCGTTTCGGGTGTCGGTATTGCGTTCAGCAACGGATTCGGACCGCAGCCCTCTGCAGCCGTAGTCAATTTCGTTAACGCATCTTCCTGTCTGAGCAGCGGTTGTACCGGAGCTTGTGTGAACAGGGTGTCTAATATTAACGTGAGTTCGCTATCCTCTACGTCGGTACAGGTTACCTGGGCTGATACTTCAGGCACCGACGAATGGGAAATCTCCGTAAGCGAAGCGTCGAGTTCATTTGAATTCTCGGATACGGTAACTGCCATGACTTATACTGCCAACAGCCTTAACGTGGGTACACAATACAAGGTGAAAATCAGGCCAATCTGCTCAGGATTTGTTACGACGTCGTTTATAGAATTCTTCTTCACGATGAGTGCGAATCTTAACGTTGAGGACAACAACAACATCGATTTTGCATTCTATCCAAACCCTACCAAAGACATCGTAAATATCAGCGCTAAGTCCAATATTGACGAGGTCCTTGTTTACAATATCGAGGGCAGGCTGTTATTGAGGAAGTCGGTGAAGTCAGCCGATACCACGATTGATATTTCCGGTTTTGCAACAGGAACGTACTTCTTCAAGCTTAGGTCTGAAGATAAAGAAGCACACTTCAAGATACTGAAAATGTAATTTGACCCTGCAATAAATAAAAAGCCGCCCTTCAAGGCGGCTTTTTATTTATTGCGTCATGTGCATCTTGAAAAAATTAAGGTAGACGCATTGATGGTAAAAATGCAGATGTATTAAAGGGCCGATTAAACTTCTGGGAGATCAGTCCGTGACAGGTTGCGCTTCGTGGGATCAGTGCCCGCATTGATCGATTGTCCCTTTCGTCTGTGCCCGGTTGTTACTTCTGTGGTGAGCCCTTCAATAAAAACTCCATCCTTCGCAGGATCGGGCAACACCGGAAAAACCCGCTGATACAACAACAAAAAAGCCGCTTCCTTGATGAAGCGGCTTTTTCTATTATATAACTAAGACAGCTGGCCTGTTAGTTGGCTTTTGAATATTCGTAGTCAAGGTTGCCCGTTGTCATGCCATACAGGTTTGTCGTGCTGTTGTACGTTGGGATTGAACCGGCAGTTTCTGTACGTTTCAGGTAATGTGTTGTGGTGTTGTAAGTGTACGCGGTGTTAATGCCGTCTGCGCTGCGGGTATATACATTGCCACCGGTGCGTGTATAAGTACCGGTATGGCTTTCCGTGTTGCAATCGAGCGTTTGCCCAACGTTACCAACAGTAGTCCACGTTCTTGTTTCCTCATAAGTACCGTTGGTATGGAAAAGGATGTTCGAGTCTCCGTAACACATCACCTCATTGGTCAGGTCGGTAGAACTGTCGCCATCGTCATCAAGGTCCTGCGTGCTGCCAGTAATCAGCGAAGTCAATTCGAATCTTCCGGTTACCTCTGCGGCCCCTGCAGTGTTCGTGTTGTTGGCATCGTCGTCTGTCGCGCCGGCGTCCTCATCATTTTCAGTATACCTTTCGAAGGTCAGTTCCAGGTTGTCGTGGCCTGTCGCCCAAAGTGCCATCGTTGTATTAAATACTGACGTCGGTGCATTGGTGATCATACGCAACAATTTGTGGTTGTTTACATTGAAGCTGTAAGTCGCTGTCTCGGCACCAGTGCCCGACGTCCGTGTCGTTGTCACAGTGCTGCCGCTCAGCGTATACGTCCCTGAAGACACATCGGTCTGGCAGGTAAGCCCTACACCACCATTGCTGATCGTGCTGTACGAATAACTTTCGTCGTAGGTTCCATCGGCATGGAATGCAATCCAGCTGTCGTTATAACAGGCTCCTTCGGTAACCAGATTGGTCGAAGCGTCTCCGTCACCGTCAAAATCCTGCGCTAACGGGGTTACGGCAGAAGTCAGTTCGTAAGTGCCCACAAGGCTTGCGTTTCCGCTGTTGTTGTCTTCATCATCGTCTGAAGAGCACGACGTCATCGCTAAGCATCCTGCTGCGGCAAGTAAGTAAAGTTTGAAATTTTTCATGGCAATATTTATATTTAAGATTATACGTGCAAAAGTACCTTTGTTGCCCTGCGGCTGCGTTACAGGATTTCGGGATAACATTATAAAATGAAAAAACCCGCCAGGTGACTGACGGGTTCTAACTGTTATTAATTATAAACTATGCAGGCGGATTAATTGCTCGATTTTTCGTACTCGTAATCCAGGTTTCCTGACAGCATCGCAAAAACATTGGTCAGGCTGTTGAATGAAGGATAATCCCCATTATTTTCAGAACGGCTGAGGATGTTCGTTGTGGCATCCAGGTCGAAGGCAGTACGCACGGAACCATTTCCTGATGATCTGGTAAACACCCTGTCACCCACGCGGGTCCATGTACCTGTCCTGGTTTCAGAATCACAGGTCAATGAAAGACCAAGGTTTCCTAAAGTGCTGAAAGACCTTGTTTCCTCATAAGTACCGTTGTTATTGAATTTGATTTTTGAATCGCTGTAGCAGCTTGTTTCATTCAACAGGTTTGATGAACTGTCGCCGTCATTGTCAAGATCCTGTGAATTTGAAGTCAGCAAGGATGACAAGCCGAAGTTACCCATGATTTCAGCCATACCGCTGGTGCTGACGTTGTCGTCATCGTCATCAGTGTTTCCGTTATCCTCATCGTTGTCAGTGTATTTTTCGAAAGTCAGTTGCAGGCTGCTGGTCATGTCAACCCATAAAGCAGTGGCTTCGTCAAATCGTGACTGGGTAGCATTGCTTGCATTGCGCACCAGCGTATGGCTGCTGGCATTAAAAGTGTAAGAAGCGTTCAGGCTTCCTGATCCTGACGTGCGTGTTGTGGTGATGTTGTTTCCGTTTCTTGTGAAAGTACCTGAAGACAATTCAGTGTGGCATTCGAGTTTCAACCCGCCTTCAGCCTTAGTGCTGTAAGAATAGCTTTCGTCGTACGTTCCGTCGTTATGGAAACTGATCCAGCTGTCATTGTAGCAGCTGCCTTCAGTCACCAGGTTGGTAGACGTATCCCCATCCCCATCGTAATCCTGTGCCTGCGACGTATTGGCCGCAGTAAGCTCATAAGTTCCCGTAAGATCGTCGCTTACATTGTTGTTGTTGGAACCGTTATCATCATCTGATGAGCATGATGTTATCGCAAAGCATCCTGCTGCGGCTAACATGTAAAGTTTAAAATTTTTCATGGCAATAATTTTTTATAAAAGTTTATATGCCAAAATTATTGCGCACGTTCCTTGCCGGCTTACAGGATTCTCATTAATGTTTACGGGATTTAAGCGTGAAAATCCTGTAACAAAAACATGGGGATTGTATAAAAATTAACACCTGCCAGCTGGCAACCGACTTACTTCAGCGTAAATGTAAAAGTGGCTTTCAATGCGATATTGTCCTTAAAATCAGGAAGTGAATACGCCCCGTAACGGTAATAGGCGCCAATACCGAAACCGGCGTTGGCAATCCCGAAATAATCAGCTTTCAGCAGACTGTCGAGCTGCAGGCCCGATTCGAAAAACCAATTTCTTTTGATCCGGTAGTCGGTGTTGTGCACATAAGGGCGCGATATATCGCCCCACCCCGCATTGGTGTGCAGCGAAATTCCGGGCTGGAATTGTCCGGCCTTAAAAAGCAGGCCTGAGAAATGGTGTGACAGGAATATATTCACATAGCGGTCGGAAAGGAACTCATACGGGCGCATGGTCTGGAACGTGTTCTTCATGATCACCGGCACCTCGCGGTCATAACTGCCCTCGCCGGTAAACATCAGGCCATACGGCAGCGGTGTGTCTACATAGCCGCCCTGGAGGGTATAAGATGTCGTTCCGAAATTTTTGGTATAAAAAGACTGGTCGACCTGCGCCTCAAACCGGTTGTATGACAACTCGCCATCGAGCACTTGCTTCAGTCCCCGGGTATAGGACACATTCAATACCGGGAAATCGGTGCCGCTGCTCGTACGCTGACCGAACATTGTCGACAGCCTTTCCCTGAATGCAAACCGCATGTTGACGTTCAGGCTGGTATTGTGGTAATCCGTTACCGGAACCAGTGGGGTCGGGAAGAAGGCATAAGGATATTTCAGGGTCACGGCCTCGGTCGCCATGGAAAACTTCCATTTGAACCAGCGGAAACTGCGGAATTCCACCCAGAAATTCTCACCGTCTTTCATGTCAAAGCGCGATGCGATGTATTTGCGATAGCCAAACAGGGACTTCCGCGACAGGTCGGCGCCGAAAATACCCGTTTCCGCAAGATCATGGTAATATTGCGCCCCAATCCGGAACTCATGATTCCGGGACAGCGTATAAATGAACTCACCCCCGTATTTAGATTCCTCATCGTTCAGCCCGTAGCCATAAAATGCGCCTACGGTAAAGTTCCGGAACAGCTTGTCATTTGTGTATATGCCGGTGCCCAGCCGCAGTCCCTCATACTTATTATATGTAAAGGTCCTGTTCAGGTCGATATCAATCGGACCGATGGGCAGCCTGCCTTCAATGAAGCGTGCGATACCGGCCACGATGCGGTCCATGTTGTGCTCCCTGCCTACGCTGTCGAGCAGGCGGTAGGTCTTCAGGTCGACGCTGTTGATTTTCTCCTTCCGGAACTGGTCCCAGAACAACGAATCCTTACGTGTCGCGTCGGCAGCGATCCGCACGGATTCGATCCCGAAATCCCTCCGGCGCAATGCCGGATTGATCTGTACGCTGTCGATGTAGCTTTTGCCGTCCATGACCATGTACATCTGCTTCGCAGGATAGTCGTTAAAGACGAGTGCGAAATTCATTTTCTCGGGGAACCATTGTCCGCCCGTAAACTGATACTGCTGGCGGATGCGCAGCTCGACTTTTTTCTTTTCCGCCGGGGAGGCCACGACATTCTGTACCGCATAGCCGTTGCTGTTGATGAAAAGCTGCCCTTTCAGCGCATCAAAATTCTTACCCTTTCGCGGGGCAAACGATATCACGTAAACGGTGTCCCTAAGCGACGCGCGCGTTTCTTCAAGACGGAACTGGTACTTGTCGAGGCTGCCGTTGGCAATCGGGTTCAGGTAGTGCTTGTCGAGCATCCTGATGTCATCCTCATAAAATGAGAACGGCTGGAAATCGGTCATCACGGCCGCAAACGCCGGATTCTGGAAACCCGATACCCGTGTAGCCGTTACGGTCTCCTCGCTGAGGTCGGGTTTGAGGAACTTCCGTTTGGTGATCGATTCCATCATAAAGGCGTGTTTCGACATATCGACCTTCGTGTGCGCCGAGTCGGTATGGCGCACATTGAGCATCATCTTATTGTAGCAGTTGTACGTAAACGACCCGAGGCTGTTGGGGTTGTTCTTTTTCTTATTCGCGATGACCTTCCTGATGATCGCGTGTGCGGGGTTCACATAATTCACGGTGACCTCCTCAAGCGCATTCTCGGCCGGCTCGAGCGATATTTTCAGCGCAAGCTTAGGGTCGCGCGATACGGCCACTTTTTTGGACTTGTACCCGATATAACTCACGGTGATGTGCGTGATTTCGTTCGCCGATTCCAGCGTAAACTGCCCGTTGAGGTCTGAGCCCGTGGTGCTGCCGTTGTCGGCTTTGATGCTCGCGAAGGCAAGTGGGGATTGGGTGGTGGCGTCGATAACGGTCCCGGAGATGGTATGCTGCGCGAAAAGCTTACTGCACAGGAAGATGCAGAGGAGAACGTATTTCATGTTTTGGGTTTTGGTGGGGTAAAAATAGGGGAAATGGTTGTGAAGGAGGTGTTAAAAATGATGCGAGGTATTAACTCTGCAGTCAGTACAAGTAGGGTTTAACTACTTTCATTTTAAATTTATACATTTACGAAAAAACATCATGCACAAAATATCATTTAATGAGTGGAAAAATTCGATGTCTTTTATGATTGACGATGAATTTGATAATAATTTTTTAAAGAGTATAGAAAATCTAACAACGTTCATTAACAATAATTGCAGTCAATTCTCAGAACATAATTTATTGTCTAATTTCTTGACTCAAAATCTTGAAGGAGTCGTTCCATTAACAAGGTTAAGGTGTCTGATTTCGTTAATTGGTCTGTCGGAAGAAAGGCTCAAAAGAGTAGTTTCTTTGATAAGAGTAAAGTTTCTTAATCAGGAGTTTAACACAGAATGGAGCACAAAGCAGATATCTAATTTAATTATCAAAGATGATATGTTTCGAAATCTTTTGGTAGATTTTTTTATAAACGGGCGAAATTCAATAGTAGGTGAGGAGATCCCGCTATATTATCTACAAAATTTTAAATTACTTAGCATTGATTTCATTAATGATCTTAGTAATTTTAATTATGTTGAACGGATACTAAATGATGGAGAAATTCAAGATAAATATTCAAATAGAGTTGGTACACATATTGAAACGCTAATTAAAAATAAGATAGACAGTTATAATTCAGTAACTGGTAGAAATGTTTCCTATGAAGTGATGAAAGAATTTCCTCTATTAAACAAAAATATAGATTTTTTGATCCCATCACTCAATGAACCAAAAATTTTAATTGAAGCATCATATAATATAACTACGGGAAGCGGTCAATCAAAAAGGGCTGATCAATTAGTCGATATATATTCAGCATTGATGAAACATAATGCAAATCATAGGCAAAACCAAATTATAATGGTTAATTACTGCGATGGATTTGGATGGGTAGGAAGACAAAATGACCTACATCGAATATATGGTGCAAGTGATTATGTAATAAATCAGAAAACGCTCGATTTATTAGATGGAATTTTAGACGCTTATATCTAATTTAGTATTTCGTGTTTTGAAAGCGTCCCGACACCTTCATCGAAATTGGCTGCAAAATTATCCGCCATTTTAGAAGCAACAAACTCTACAACAGGAACTGCTACAGTATTTCCTAATAGATCAAACGCCTCATTTTCTTTAGTTGGAATTTCATACCATTCAGGATAGCCGAATAATCTTAATCCTTCTCTAATTGTTAATCTTCGTAGCCCATTTCCATCAGGCACAGCTAGCCTTGACACATCGGTTGCTACCAATGTTGGAGCAATATCATCAGGATTAAGTATTTTATTTATTTCAAAACTTAGCTTTCCCGTTACTATATTATATCCTTTGGGCTTACTAGTATCGTATTCTCTATATGTTTTGATACCATTGTCGGTTTGTTCCTTAACTAATTTTTTCGGGTGTTCAAACTTTAAATAACCCTTTCGTGTCAAATCTTCAAGCATTTCATGTAATTCACTTTCGGGACATTCAAAAAACGTTTTTATCTGCTGCAATGTTAGTGTCATTCCGTCCATCCAATCAATCCCTATTTGTTCTGCCCATTGTTTCTTTCTTCGCTCTTTGAATAATTTGTCAAGCAAGAACGACTGCTTTTCGGAAACCTCACCCTTTAAACCTATATCCCAACTATGGATATTATTGTCACCACCTCTTTTGTCCTTTATTGACTTTCCATATAAATCCTTTATTTCAAAGTGCGCTAAAATTTTTGTTACAAAATCTGATTCTATGGTCTTGAGTCCTTTCTCTAAAATATCCTTAAGCACTGAAAATTTAGGTTCATTCCCTTTCAAATCAACTTTACCCGATTTTGTCCCAACTATAAAAATTCTCTTTCTTGATTGTGCTAATCCAAATTCTAAAGAATCAAAAACGCTCCAAGAAACATGATATCCCAAATCGTTTTCTAGCTTAAAAAGTATCGTTGATAAAGTTCGGCCTATGTCATCTGTCTTATTCTCTAAATCATGTTTTACGAGACCTTCCACGTTCTCTAATATAAACCCATATGGTTTTTTCTCACTTAAAATCCTTTCGATTTCAAAAAATAAAGTCCCTCTAGTGTCCATAAATCCTCTCCGCTTCCCTCCGGAGCTGAAAGGCTGGCAAGGGAATCCTCCTAAGAGGAAGTCAAAATCGGGTATGAACTCATCTCTAATTTTGAAAATATCACCCACAAAGAAATCGTGCCTAAAGTTTTTATTAAGAGTTTTAACCGCGTGAGGCTTTATTTCAGAGGTCATTACACATTCTGTTTCAAACCCAATTTTGTTAAAAGCGGCCTCAAAGCCCAGCCGAATCCCTCCAAGTCCAGCGAACAGATCGATAAACCGTATTTTCTTTCTATTTTCCATCACGTATTCTTTTATATTCAACATTTGGCTCGGCAACACTCAATGAGTTATTCTCGTATTGCTCAATTTCGATTTTGTTACATCTTATAACGAAGAGGCATTGCAAAAAAAAGGATGCGCTAAAACTTCCACGGCTGATTTTACTATCGATTCCCGCTTTGGTCTCATCTACCCCAATCTCTTTTAGCATTAATGCTAAATCAGCATTGGATATACCCCTTTTAATCAACTCTGATTTGAGTAAACGTTTCGCTTTGTCTCCCCAATTAATCATTTTGCTACAAAATATTTATTGCAATTTTATACAATAATTATCATATATGCAAATAAATGTATGAAAATGAAAACACGTGTTATCAAGACGACATTTGCAATTTCAAATGAACTTAAATATAATTAGTGTAAGGCTAAACAAAAGGTAAACTAATTATAAAAATTTCAGCCTTCAATGTAGCCCATTGGATATTATTTTGCGTAACTTAAATCATCAAATATGCTTTTAAACTGTGTTTTATGGATAAGTCTTCAAAGGATAAAAGAAGCAAGATCATGCGCGCCATCAAAAGCAAGGACACCAAATCCGAAGTGTTACTTGCAAAAGCCCTATGGAAGCGCGGCCACCGCTATCGCAAACACAACAAATCCATTTTCGGAACACCCGACCTTTCTTTTAAGAAATACAAGATTGCCATATTTGTAGACAGTGAATTCTTCCATGGGAAACATTGGGATATCGTTGAAAAGCGCCCAAAGGCCAATGCGGAATTTTGGCAGAAAAAGATTGAGCGGAACATGCAGCGCGACGATGAAGTCAATGTATTCCTAATCCAATCCGGCTGGACCGTCCTCCGTTTTTGGAGTGACGATATCAGGAAAAATCTTTATACCACCGTCCGAACGATTGAAAAGCACATTGCAGAAATCCACGATAGGATTTATTTTGAGTGACGCCCCACTTCTGCACCACCCAAATCCGCAAAGACCTCCCCACCGTCATCACCACCATCGAACACCACCTCCAATCGAAAATCCCAACCTAACCCGATTTTCGCATCGCATTAGCTTATTGCATACTGTTTGAACCGGATATACCCGCATGTATACCGCATAATGCGGCATCCAACCCGCTTTATGTGGTATCCAACCCACATTATGTTTCCCCTGAAACGCATTTTTTAGCCGGTAAAATCTCCATCACAGGAAATAGTATATCTTACAGCACAATATACAACTGTAAACCCAGCACTGATACCAAATAAATTAGCATCAATGCTGAATAATTCAGCATTGATGCTAATTTAATCAGTATAGATGCTAATTTAATCAGTATAGATACTCATTTATTCAGCATAGAAGCTTATATATTGCGTATTGATGCTCATCTAATCAGTATAGAAGCTTATTTAATCAGCATTGACACTGATTTATCCAGCACCTATGCTGATTAAAACAGCATTGATACTGAAATAACCTGGTATAGATTCCAACCGGCATGACCGCCCGAAATACCGCCTCGTCAACTGTTTAACGTAGTCTGGTCAAAACCGATTCCTGTAGTGAACCGCCTGATGACTGTGCCATAGCAACTCCACTATAACCATCTTAATCTGTGCTGGCGTACCAGCACCACTCAGGTCGGCACGCAAAACACAGCGGCAATTACCTGCTGTAAATCAAAACGATATCCCATTGATGACCATTTTGATGACCATGATTTTTATGGTATCGTATACGCGATGACTAGTTTTGGGTACGATCAACCAAACGAAAATCTCATGGCAAATACATTACGTTTTTTATGCTGTTTCTTTTTCCTGTCACAGGCCTATGCCCAAAACATCCGCTACGTCACCCCTACCGGCAGCGGTACAATGGACGGCTCCTCTTGGAGTAACGCGGGTAACGATCTGCAGTTGATGATGGACACACTGCCGTCCGGCGGCGAAGTCTGGGTGAAGGCAGGCAATTACGTACCGACACGCAATGCGGAAACCGGCGCCTACCTGCCCGGCAACCGGCACGATGCGTTTGTTTTGCGCAACAATGTGACGCTGTATGGCGGCTTCAACGGTACCGAAACGACCCTCGCCGAGCGCGATCCTTACAATCCCGCCAATGAAACTGTGCTCGACGGGGACCTGGACCATGACGATACGCCATTCACGAACGGCTTCAACGTCACGGGCAATGCATTCCACGTCGTGGTGGCTGCGGGGCTGACACAGGCCGGGATGGACGGATTCACCATTGCCCGGGGATATGCCATAAGTGATGGCGGGATATCCGTCTCAGGCTACGCAATCTACGGCACGAACGGTGGGGGTCTCTACGCCCGCAGCAGTACGGTCAACTTAAGAAACATCCGGTTTACAACGAACACATGCGTCGTATTGGGCGGCGCGATATACGGGATAACGTCGACAATCGATGCCCTGAACTGTACCTTCGACCGTAATTTTGCCGATGATATAGGATTCGCAGCCGCCATCGCGATAGAGAATTACGGTTCGTCGGTGCCCGGCGGGGCGTTTACGAATTGCGTTTTTACGCGCAACAGTTCCAACTCTTATGGGACATGTCGAATGCAAATACCGATGCCGCAGTGTATTAAATTATAAAAAAACCTCAAAATACTGAAAGACAAGCCTTGCGGATTGTGTTTTCTTTGTAAAACAAATTGCAAGATTATGAGAACACAGCCAGATCACCGCTCGCCTTACATGACCATCACTGATGGCATGCTGCACATTGGGCTGCAGCAAAAATCACTGTTCCTGCCCCTGGCATCCATCAGTAAAATGGACATACGCAAGCGCAAACCGTCACATTTTCCCACCTTTATGGGAATCATGATGTATGCCGAGGACCGCACTTACAAACTACGCATCAATACCACCGACGGGCAGCGCATCCGCATTAGGTTGCGTCCGCAGGATTGCTGGCATTTTACTGCGGCGGTACGTTATGTACGCGACAGCAACCGGCCGGCACAGGCGTCTTAGCACATCCACATCTCTATATATACACCCCGAAAACCGTCCGCATGGGCGGTTTTCTTTTTGAAAACCTGGCAGGGACGAAAGCGAAATCCTGTAAACTTGTCTTTGAATTGCGTAATGCGCGAGGGCGCGTCGTGCGCGTCCTTTGCATTCAATCAAAAGACCATAATATGCATAACATGATCCTACAATTTGCAGCGCCGTTCCGCATTGAAGACGATATATTGAACCTTTTTGACAAGGGTACCATGCATACCTTTTATTTATCCCAGATCTCGCAGATGTTCCTGGTGAGGCGCAACAAACTTCCCGCCTCGGGGGTTTTTGGAAAATTCCTGCACCGCTACCTGACGCCCAGGTACAAATTGCACATCATTACCACGGATGGGTCGAAAACCGTTGTCCCGGTCAGCCAGGAGGACAGGCAGGTATTCATCACGCTGATTTCAAGATTCCGCAACCTGCGCTTAGCGTAGCGGTAATTTCGGTTTGTAGGGTCAACTTGGGTCAATGACCAATAATTTGTACTTTTAACTGAAACTTATACGATGAGAAAAATTCTTCCCTTACTGGCATTGCTGATTACAACAGCGGTTAATGCCCAGGCCGATAAAACGGCTGAAATCAGTAGAGTGCTGGACCAATGGCATCAGGATGCCGCGGCAGCCAACTTCGACAATTATTTTTCGGCATTGTCAAAAGATGCCATGTTTATCGGGACCGATCCCGGCGAAAACTGGACGAAAGACGCGTTCATCAGCTTTGCGAAACCGTTCTTCGATAAAGGTAAAGCATGGGACTTCAAACCCTTGGAGCGCCACATCTACCTCAGCGACGATGGCAATATCGCCTGGTTCGACGAGCTGCTTGATACCTGGATGAAGATTTGCCGCGGTTCGGGCGTACTCAGGAAACAAAACGGAGAGTGGAAAATCGCGCATTACGTGCTTTCGATGACCGTCCCTAATGACAATACCAACGAGGTAATCAAGGCAAAAGCCGCCTATGAGGAACGGTATATCGAAAAATTGAAAGAAATCGGAAAGCCGCAGGAAAAAAACTGACCGCTGGATGGGATGACAACATTAGGCGATTTCTTATCACCCGTTGCTGTTTCAGCACCGGGTTTTTTATTGTTGTTTATTTATAACCGATATAAATTAACATGATTTTGGATATTGAAAAATCCAACCTCTTTTTTACTGCGTACATTAGTAAAGACCAAAATAACCAGATTATGACTACACGAAGGAAAATCAAGATAGCAGCCTTGTCATTGTTAGGGACGTTGCTGCTTTTGTTTATTGTGCTCGTCGCCCATATCGCGACGGCCAGACCACTGAAACTTGATGTGCCTAACATACAGGTTAGCCGCATTGACTTCAGCGAGCCGCTCGACGAGGCAAAGAAAAAGGAGGTTTGCAGCAACCTGCGCACCATCAAAGGCATCACCAGTGACAGTATTATCGTAAAGAACAATGTGGTCGTCTATTTCCACGACAACCGATACACGAATTCCCAAAAAGTTTTCGACCAATTGATTTCCAAAGGACATTATAATGCCAAAATGTTTACGGTACCCCGTGAACTCGCATCGAAACCGGTATGTCCTGCCATGGATCCGGGTAGCTTCAAATACAAGTTTGCCCTGGCCGTACAAAGCGTATTTAATTAACCTTAATATAAATTCTTATGACAAAGTTTGCCAAAGGCGCCTTATTGTCGATGTTTTTCATCGCAGGCGCAACATTGGTTTCGTGCAGCGATTCCGATGAAAAAGAAGACACAACCTCTATCTACGCCAGGCTCGGCGGAACCACTATGGTGGCCGATCCGGATAACGCGGGACAAATGATTGAGAAAGGACGTTTGAGCTACAGGAAAGTAGTCAACTCTACCGTAGGCCTTATCGTAGCCGATGTACAGGCAGGTGCCGAGGGTAACCTTTCCGCGCACTTCGCACCGCTGCTT
The nucleotide sequence above comes from Flavobacterium magnum. Encoded proteins:
- a CDS encoding DUF5686 and carboxypeptidase-like regulatory domain-containing protein, with protein sequence MKYVLLCIFLCSKLFAQHTISGTVIDATTQSPLAFASIKADNGSTTGSDLNGQFTLESANEITHITVSYIGYKSKKVAVSRDPKLALKISLEPAENALEEVTVNYVNPAHAIIRKVIANKKKNNPNSLGSFTYNCYNKMMLNVRHTDSAHTKVDMSKHAFMMESITKRKFLKPDLSEETVTATRVSGFQNPAFAAVMTDFQPFSFYEDDIRMLDKHYLNPIANGSLDKYQFRLEETRASLRDTVYVISFAPRKGKNFDALKGQLFINSNGYAVQNVVASPAEKKKVELRIRQQYQFTGGQWFPEKMNFALVFNDYPAKQMYMVMDGKSYIDSVQINPALRRRDFGIESVRIAADATRKDSLFWDQFRKEKINSVDLKTYRLLDSVGREHNMDRIVAGIARFIEGRLPIGPIDIDLNRTFTYNKYEGLRLGTGIYTNDKLFRNFTVGAFYGYGLNDEESKYGGEFIYTLSRNHEFRIGAQYYHDLAETGIFGADLSRKSLFGYRKYIASRFDMKDGENFWVEFRSFRWFKWKFSMATEAVTLKYPYAFFPTPLVPVTDYHNTSLNVNMRFAFRERLSTMFGQRTSSGTDFPVLNVSYTRGLKQVLDGELSYNRFEAQVDQSFYTKNFGTTSYTLQGGYVDTPLPYGLMFTGEGSYDREVPVIMKNTFQTMRPYEFLSDRYVNIFLSHHFSGLLFKAGQFQPGISLHTNAGWGDISRPYVHNTDYRIKRNWFFESGLQLDSLLKADYFGIANAGFGIGAYYRYGAYSLPDFKDNIALKATFTFTLK
- a CDS encoding nuclear transport factor 2 family protein yields the protein MRKILPLLALLITTAVNAQADKTAEISRVLDQWHQDAAAANFDNYFSALSKDAMFIGTDPGENWTKDAFISFAKPFFDKGKAWDFKPLERHIYLSDDGNIAWFDELLDTWMKICRGSGVLRKQNGEWKIAHYVLSMTVPNDNTNEVIKAKAAYEERYIEKLKEIGKPQEKN
- a CDS encoding lipocalin family protein, which encodes MKNFKLYLLAAAGCLAMTSCSSDDDEDNNSGNASLVGTYELTSAVTPLAQDFDGDGDASTNLVTEGACYNDSWIAFHADGTYDESYSYSTISNGGVGLTCQTDVSSGTYTLSGSTVTTTRTSGTGAETATYSFNVNNHKLLRMITNAPTSVFNTTMALWATGHDNLELTFERYTENDEDAGATDDDANNTNTAGAAEVTGRFELTSLITGSTQDLDDDGDSSTDLTNEVMCYGDSNILFHTNGTYEETRTWTTVGNVGQTLDCNTESHTGTYTRTGGNVYTRSADGINTAYTYNTTTHYLKRTETAGSIPTYNSTTNLYGMTTGNLDYEYSKAN
- a CDS encoding DUF6471 domain-containing protein, translated to MINWGDKAKRLLKSELIKRGISNADLALMLKEIGVDETKAGIDSKISRGSFSASFFLQCLFVIRCNKIEIEQYENNSLSVAEPNVEYKRIRDGK
- the dcm gene encoding DNA (cytosine-5-)-methyltransferase, translating into MENRKKIRFIDLFAGLGGIRLGFEAAFNKIGFETECVMTSEIKPHAVKTLNKNFRHDFFVGDIFKIRDEFIPDFDFLLGGFPCQPFSSGGKRRGFMDTRGTLFFEIERILSEKKPYGFILENVEGLVKHDLENKTDDIGRTLSTILFKLENDLGYHVSWSVFDSLEFGLAQSRKRIFIVGTKSGKVDLKGNEPKFSVLKDILEKGLKTIESDFVTKILAHFEIKDLYGKSIKDKRGGDNNIHSWDIGLKGEVSEKQSFLLDKLFKERRKKQWAEQIGIDWMDGMTLTLQQIKTFFECPESELHEMLEDLTRKGYLKFEHPKKLVKEQTDNGIKTYREYDTSKPKGYNIVTGKLSFEINKILNPDDIAPTLVATDVSRLAVPDGNGLRRLTIREGLRLFGYPEWYEIPTKENEAFDLLGNTVAVPVVEFVASKMADNFAANFDEGVGTLSKHEILN
- a CDS encoding DpnII family type II restriction endonuclease; this encodes MIDDEFDNNFLKSIENLTTFINNNCSQFSEHNLLSNFLTQNLEGVVPLTRLRCLISLIGLSEERLKRVVSLIRVKFLNQEFNTEWSTKQISNLIIKDDMFRNLLVDFFINGRNSIVGEEIPLYYLQNFKLLSIDFINDLSNFNYVERILNDGEIQDKYSNRVGTHIETLIKNKIDSYNSVTGRNVSYEVMKEFPLLNKNIDFLIPSLNEPKILIEASYNITTGSGQSKRADQLVDIYSALMKHNANHRQNQIIMVNYCDGFGWVGRQNDLHRIYGASDYVINQKTLDLLDGILDAYI
- a CDS encoding very short patch repair endonuclease, with translation MDKSSKDKRSKIMRAIKSKDTKSEVLLAKALWKRGHRYRKHNKSIFGTPDLSFKKYKIAIFVDSEFFHGKHWDIVEKRPKANAEFWQKKIERNMQRDDEVNVFLIQSGWTVLRFWSDDIRKNLYTTVRTIEKHIAEIHDRIYFE